Proteins encoded within one genomic window of Nilaparvata lugens isolate BPH chromosome 11, ASM1435652v1, whole genome shotgun sequence:
- the LOC111049779 gene encoding DNA polymerase delta subunit 2 isoform X2, which yields MKLHENSSSGCLLQGPNDLDASDKVFQRVSSTYNNLSLKFRHRAKDFSKQFAHIYAARLNEQRSTLLEKVHKKWGTGVKVVRLAELGELSGEKCVIIGTLFKDQELKPSILKEISEELNMPAQPSNNRYTSSTDKLILEDELQRITLFGCIEVTSLVTGVISAILGHEDDGGKFSVEDVCWVGTVFPPENPIKLESDRFLVLVSGLDLKSNNAESALALELLVDWLSGWIGEPNDQQHASRVARLIIAGNAVSASPEKKEKTTVVETARVEESSSVLSAVQQLDNLLEQLVINMPVDLMPGEFDPSNHSLPQQPLHFCMFPKAANYKTMNGVPNPYACEMDGRLLVGTSGQPIADVLRFSDVTDPISALESTLTWGHIAPTAPDTLDCYPYYNSDPFILGQQPDVYFVGNQETFQTKIVDVQNPGAETKSYKTRLVCVPSFSKTRTCVLVNLRDLECYPMTFGSS from the exons atgaaactgCACGAAAATTCAAGCTCGGGTTGTTTGTTGCAAGGCCCTAATGACTTGGATGCATCAGACAAAGTTTTTCAACGTGTCAGTTCAACCTACAATAACTTATCGCTCAAATTTCGTCATAGAGCGAAGGACTTTTCAAAACAATTTGCTCATATTTATGCAGCAAGATTGAATGAGCAGAGAAGTACTTTGTTGGAAAAGGTTCACAAGAAATGGG GTACCGGTGTAAAAGTCGTAAGACTAGCTGAACTTGGTGAATTGTCTGGAGAAAAATGTGTGATTATTGGAACACTGTTCAAAGACCAGGAACTGAAGCCAAGCATTCTGAAAGAAATTAGTGAAGAG CTGAACATGCCAGCCCAACCCTCGAACAACCGCTACACATCATCGACGGATAAACTAATTCTAGAAGACGAGTTGCAGCGCATCACACTGTTCGGCTGCATTGAGGTGACGTCACTGGTGACGGGCGTCATAAGCGCCATCTTGGGTCATGAGGACGACGGCGGAAAATTCAGCGTCGAAGACGTCTGCTGGGTGGGAACCGTTTTCCCGCCGGAAAACCCCATCAAGCTCGAATCTGACAG GTTTCTGGTTCTGGTGAGCGGTCTGGACCTTAAAAGCAATAACGCTGAGTCAGCACTCGCTCTGGAACTGCTCGTTGATTGGCTGTCAGGTTGGATCGGGGAACCCAATGATCAGCAGCATGCCTCCCGCGTGGCTAGGCTCATTATAGCTG GTAATGCCGTAAGTGCTTCGccagaaaagaaagagaaaacaaCTGTAGTTGAGACGGCACGAGTTGAAGAATCGTCCAGTGTATTATCAGCTGTACAACAGCTTGACAATCTGTTAGAACAACTTGTG ATTAATATGCCAGTGGATCTGATGCCTGGTGAATTCGACCCGAGCAATCACAGTCTTCCACAGCAGCCTCTTCACTTTTGCATGTTCCCAAAG GCAGCCAACTACAAAACAATGAACGGGGTTCCGAACCCGTATGCATGTGAAATGGACGGGCGGCTGTTGGTGGGAACTTCAGGGCAGCCAATCGCAGATGTGCTCAGATTCAGTGACGTCACAGACCCCATTTCCGCACTGGAAAGCACGCTCACTTGGGGCCACATAGCGCCAACTGCACCTGATACGCTGG ATTGCTACCCGTACTACAACAGCGATCCATTTATACTGGGGCAACAGCCAGATGTTTACTTTGTCGGCAACcaagaaacatttcaaacaaaaattgttGATGTTCAGAATCCag gtGCAGAGACAAAATCATACAAAACCCGTTTGGTGTGTGTTCCCTCGTTCTCCAAGACTCGCACATGTGTTCTGGTCAACCTGAGAGATCTGGAATGCTACCCTATGACGTTTGGTTCTTCTTAG
- the LOC111049779 gene encoding DNA polymerase delta subunit 2 isoform X1, which yields MKLHENSSSGCLLQGPNDLDASDKVFQRVSSTYNNLSLKFRHRAKDFSKQFAHIYAARLNEQRSTLLEKVHKKWGTGVKVVRLAELGELSGEKCVIIGTLFKDQELKPSILKEISEERGFCLNMPAQPSNNRYTSSTDKLILEDELQRITLFGCIEVTSLVTGVISAILGHEDDGGKFSVEDVCWVGTVFPPENPIKLESDRFLVLVSGLDLKSNNAESALALELLVDWLSGWIGEPNDQQHASRVARLIIAGNAVSASPEKKEKTTVVETARVEESSSVLSAVQQLDNLLEQLVINMPVDLMPGEFDPSNHSLPQQPLHFCMFPKAANYKTMNGVPNPYACEMDGRLLVGTSGQPIADVLRFSDVTDPISALESTLTWGHIAPTAPDTLDCYPYYNSDPFILGQQPDVYFVGNQETFQTKIVDVQNPGAETKSYKTRLVCVPSFSKTRTCVLVNLRDLECYPMTFGSS from the exons atgaaactgCACGAAAATTCAAGCTCGGGTTGTTTGTTGCAAGGCCCTAATGACTTGGATGCATCAGACAAAGTTTTTCAACGTGTCAGTTCAACCTACAATAACTTATCGCTCAAATTTCGTCATAGAGCGAAGGACTTTTCAAAACAATTTGCTCATATTTATGCAGCAAGATTGAATGAGCAGAGAAGTACTTTGTTGGAAAAGGTTCACAAGAAATGGG GTACCGGTGTAAAAGTCGTAAGACTAGCTGAACTTGGTGAATTGTCTGGAGAAAAATGTGTGATTATTGGAACACTGTTCAAAGACCAGGAACTGAAGCCAAGCATTCTGAAAGAAATTAGTGAAGAG CGTGGGTTTTGT CTGAACATGCCAGCCCAACCCTCGAACAACCGCTACACATCATCGACGGATAAACTAATTCTAGAAGACGAGTTGCAGCGCATCACACTGTTCGGCTGCATTGAGGTGACGTCACTGGTGACGGGCGTCATAAGCGCCATCTTGGGTCATGAGGACGACGGCGGAAAATTCAGCGTCGAAGACGTCTGCTGGGTGGGAACCGTTTTCCCGCCGGAAAACCCCATCAAGCTCGAATCTGACAG GTTTCTGGTTCTGGTGAGCGGTCTGGACCTTAAAAGCAATAACGCTGAGTCAGCACTCGCTCTGGAACTGCTCGTTGATTGGCTGTCAGGTTGGATCGGGGAACCCAATGATCAGCAGCATGCCTCCCGCGTGGCTAGGCTCATTATAGCTG GTAATGCCGTAAGTGCTTCGccagaaaagaaagagaaaacaaCTGTAGTTGAGACGGCACGAGTTGAAGAATCGTCCAGTGTATTATCAGCTGTACAACAGCTTGACAATCTGTTAGAACAACTTGTG ATTAATATGCCAGTGGATCTGATGCCTGGTGAATTCGACCCGAGCAATCACAGTCTTCCACAGCAGCCTCTTCACTTTTGCATGTTCCCAAAG GCAGCCAACTACAAAACAATGAACGGGGTTCCGAACCCGTATGCATGTGAAATGGACGGGCGGCTGTTGGTGGGAACTTCAGGGCAGCCAATCGCAGATGTGCTCAGATTCAGTGACGTCACAGACCCCATTTCCGCACTGGAAAGCACGCTCACTTGGGGCCACATAGCGCCAACTGCACCTGATACGCTGG ATTGCTACCCGTACTACAACAGCGATCCATTTATACTGGGGCAACAGCCAGATGTTTACTTTGTCGGCAACcaagaaacatttcaaacaaaaattgttGATGTTCAGAATCCag gtGCAGAGACAAAATCATACAAAACCCGTTTGGTGTGTGTTCCCTCGTTCTCCAAGACTCGCACATGTGTTCTGGTCAACCTGAGAGATCTGGAATGCTACCCTATGACGTTTGGTTCTTCTTAG